In a single window of the Lineus longissimus chromosome 4, tnLinLong1.2, whole genome shotgun sequence genome:
- the LOC135486156 gene encoding phospholipid phosphatase 1-like isoform X1: MANSALRSRLVRIFVDGLCLLFVWLVVIIIKLGDIQPFRRGFFCDDQSLMHPYKDDTITSTALIFCGLAVIAVIVFFTELGNFLVARSKRVDLPTFQLGKFTINSLLWNLYKYIGIFGFGAGVCMSFTDVGKYSIGRLRPHFLDVCKPDLSKVNCSTYVEGDVCLGTGATAYQLKNMRLSFPSGHSSYAMYCAFYAMLYLHSRVQWKGSVLLKHLVQAVVMIGMFWICLSRISDYKHHWSDVLGGAVIGIATAIATVFGISDLYRHPLEITLQEQVNRQKSGYLSDSVYPRNGSTSVENPGARESELEGVAVHKSASYNTFKSN; this comes from the exons atggcgaaCTCCGCACTTCGATCGCGGCTGGTCCGCATATTTGTGGATGGATTGTGCCTATTATTTG TTTGGCTGGTGGTGATCATCATCAAGTTGGGTGATATACAGCCATTCAGAAGAGGATTTTTTTGTGATGATCAGAGTTTGATGCACCCATATAAAGACGACACCATTACGAGTACCGCACTGATTTTCTGTGGGCTAGCAGTAATTGCAGTTATT GTATTTTTCACTGAACTTGGCAACTTTCTCGTAGCAAGAAGTAAAAGAGTGGACTTGCCAACATTTCAACTTGGGAAATTCACCATCAACTCCTTGTTATGGAACTTGTACAAGTATATTGGTATCTTTGGCTTCGGAGCTGGAGTCTGCATGTCCTTCACCGATGTTGGAAAGTATTCCATTGGCCGGTTACGACCTCATTTTCTGGATGTTTGCAAGCCTGACTTGTCGAAGGTGAACTGCTCAACATATGTGGAGGGAGACGTGTGCCTTGGAACAGGGGCCACAGCCTATCAATTAAAGAATATGAG GCTCTCCTTTCCTTCTGGGCATTCATCGTATGCAATGTATTGTGCATTCTATGCAATG CTCTATTTACACTCACGTGTGCAATGGAAGGGCAGTGTACTACTGAAACATCTTGTTCAGGCCGTTGTGATGATTGGCATGTTCTGGATATGTTTATCACGGATCTCAGATTACAAGCACCACTGGAGTGACGTGCTAGGTGGTGCTGTGATTGGCATTGCAACTGCAATTGCTACA GTTTTTGGCATTTCTGACCTATACCGCCACCCCTTGGAGATAACTCTTCAGGAGCAAGTTAACCGCCAGAAGAGTGGCTACCTCAGCGACTCTGTGTACCCGAGGAATGGCTCCACGTCTGTCGAGAATCCAGGTGCAAGGGAGAGTGAACTAGAGGGTGTGGCAGTCCATAAG TCTGCCTCCTATAACACTTTTAAAAGCAATTAA
- the LOC135486156 gene encoding phospholipid phosphatase 1-like isoform X2 yields MANSALRSRLVRIFVDGLCLLFVWLVVIIIKLGDIQPFRRGFFCDDQSLMHPYKDDTITSTALIFCGLAVIAVIVFFTELGNFLVARSKRVDLPTFQLGKFTINSLLWNLYKYIGIFGFGAGVCMSFTDVGKYSIGRLRPHFLDVCKPDLSKVNCSTYVEGDVCLGTGATAYQLKNMRLSFPSGHSSYAMYCAFYAMLYLHSRVQWKGSVLLKHLVQAVVMIGMFWICLSRISDYKHHWSDVLGGAVIGIATAIATVFGISDLYRHPLEITLQEQVNRQKSGYLSDSVYPRNGSTSVENPGARESELEGVAVHKVWI; encoded by the exons atggcgaaCTCCGCACTTCGATCGCGGCTGGTCCGCATATTTGTGGATGGATTGTGCCTATTATTTG TTTGGCTGGTGGTGATCATCATCAAGTTGGGTGATATACAGCCATTCAGAAGAGGATTTTTTTGTGATGATCAGAGTTTGATGCACCCATATAAAGACGACACCATTACGAGTACCGCACTGATTTTCTGTGGGCTAGCAGTAATTGCAGTTATT GTATTTTTCACTGAACTTGGCAACTTTCTCGTAGCAAGAAGTAAAAGAGTGGACTTGCCAACATTTCAACTTGGGAAATTCACCATCAACTCCTTGTTATGGAACTTGTACAAGTATATTGGTATCTTTGGCTTCGGAGCTGGAGTCTGCATGTCCTTCACCGATGTTGGAAAGTATTCCATTGGCCGGTTACGACCTCATTTTCTGGATGTTTGCAAGCCTGACTTGTCGAAGGTGAACTGCTCAACATATGTGGAGGGAGACGTGTGCCTTGGAACAGGGGCCACAGCCTATCAATTAAAGAATATGAG GCTCTCCTTTCCTTCTGGGCATTCATCGTATGCAATGTATTGTGCATTCTATGCAATG CTCTATTTACACTCACGTGTGCAATGGAAGGGCAGTGTACTACTGAAACATCTTGTTCAGGCCGTTGTGATGATTGGCATGTTCTGGATATGTTTATCACGGATCTCAGATTACAAGCACCACTGGAGTGACGTGCTAGGTGGTGCTGTGATTGGCATTGCAACTGCAATTGCTACA GTTTTTGGCATTTCTGACCTATACCGCCACCCCTTGGAGATAACTCTTCAGGAGCAAGTTAACCGCCAGAAGAGTGGCTACCTCAGCGACTCTGTGTACCCGAGGAATGGCTCCACGTCTGTCGAGAATCCAGGTGCAAGGGAGAGTGAACTAGAGGGTGTGGCAGTCCATAAG GTTTGGATATGA